From Microscilla marina ATCC 23134, the proteins below share one genomic window:
- a CDS encoding DUF1800 domain-containing protein, translating into MSLVQTQKDNLYPAVPLKDASRFLAQATLGYHSEDIKDVAQQGYKTWLDKQLALPRKSVLEVGEELKTYFSKNVDDPPGVFRFRAVWWNLVLGQPDLVRQRVTYALSQIFVVSAFANDFFTDEPLVSNAYYEVLSKHTYGNYRDLLVAVSRSTSMGMYLSHLYNPKGDKAKNIHPDENYAREVMQLFSIGLYELNNDGTRKKDAKGEFIPTYDNATIREFAKIFTGFGCDCPTAKWLFPVDDFEGEERHKALLNPMKMYDEWHESGTKKLLRGKVIPAGQTGMKDFNDAIDNLFYHPNVGPFIGKALIQLLTSANPGPAYVNRVANAFNNNGQGVRGDMKAVIRAILLDPEIRKTGAENNPKGGKLREPLLRYTGFLKAFKAEASRGVFINHLVRWEESIGQAPLYAQSVFNFYLPNYQPNGAIADQQLVAPVFQIHNSSTSIGYINEVSDWCFENSPFGDDEDDRQGVQRRVKMKLDFEEENELLAKPKELIAHLDILLACGQLSTQAKKVMTTAVAKTPEDQRLNMALFLVMIAPEYAVLK; encoded by the coding sequence ATGTCTTTAGTTCAAACTCAAAAAGATAACCTTTATCCTGCTGTACCCCTAAAAGATGCGTCAAGGTTTTTGGCGCAAGCCACCCTTGGCTATCATTCAGAAGATATAAAAGATGTAGCCCAACAAGGGTACAAAACCTGGTTGGACAAACAACTGGCTTTGCCTCGTAAAAGTGTACTTGAGGTAGGGGAGGAGTTGAAAACTTATTTTTCAAAAAACGTGGATGACCCACCGGGAGTATTTCGTTTTAGGGCGGTATGGTGGAACCTAGTACTAGGGCAGCCCGACTTGGTTCGCCAGAGAGTTACGTATGCTTTGAGTCAGATTTTTGTAGTGTCGGCTTTTGCCAACGATTTTTTTACAGATGAACCACTCGTTTCTAACGCCTATTATGAGGTATTGAGTAAGCATACGTATGGCAACTACCGCGACCTACTGGTAGCCGTGAGCCGTAGTACTTCTATGGGCATGTATTTAAGCCACTTGTATAACCCTAAAGGAGATAAAGCCAAAAATATTCACCCAGACGAAAACTACGCCCGTGAGGTAATGCAACTCTTTTCTATTGGCTTGTATGAACTCAATAATGATGGTACTCGAAAAAAAGATGCCAAAGGAGAGTTTATACCTACTTATGATAATGCTACCATTCGTGAGTTTGCCAAAATATTTACAGGTTTTGGTTGTGATTGTCCCACCGCTAAGTGGTTGTTTCCGGTAGACGATTTCGAAGGAGAAGAGCGACACAAAGCCCTGTTAAATCCAATGAAAATGTATGATGAATGGCACGAGTCGGGTACCAAAAAATTGCTGAGGGGCAAGGTAATACCCGCAGGACAAACTGGTATGAAAGATTTTAATGATGCCATCGATAACTTGTTTTATCACCCCAATGTAGGTCCTTTTATTGGCAAAGCCCTTATACAATTGCTCACCAGTGCCAACCCTGGCCCAGCCTATGTCAATAGAGTGGCAAATGCTTTTAATAACAATGGGCAAGGGGTAAGAGGAGACATGAAAGCAGTGATTAGGGCAATATTGCTTGACCCAGAGATAAGAAAGACCGGAGCCGAAAACAACCCCAAAGGAGGCAAGTTGCGCGAGCCACTTTTGCGTTATACTGGGTTTTTAAAAGCGTTTAAAGCCGAAGCTTCACGCGGGGTGTTTATCAATCATCTGGTACGCTGGGAAGAAAGCATAGGACAAGCTCCTTTGTATGCCCAAAGTGTGTTTAATTTCTATTTGCCCAACTATCAACCCAATGGGGCAATTGCCGATCAGCAATTGGTGGCTCCTGTGTTTCAAATTCATAATTCATCTACCTCTATTGGGTATATCAATGAGGTAAGCGATTGGTGTTTTGAAAATAGTCCTTTTGGCGATGATGAAGATGATAGGCAAGGGGTACAGCGTCGTGTAAAAATGAAACTTGACTTTGAAGAAGAAAACGAGTTATTGGCAAAGCCCAAAGAGTTGATAGCGCATTTGGATATTTTACTTGCCTGTGGGCAATTGTCGACTCAGGCAAAAAAGGTAATGACTACAGCAGTTGCCAAAACTCCTGAGGATCAACGCTTAAATATGGCGCTTTTTCTGGTAATGATTGCCCCAGAGTATGCCGTATTGAAATAA
- a CDS encoding DUF1501 domain-containing protein, whose amino-acid sequence MKKSKAAKGQHKNTMNRRKFLGTASCAAIGTTTFFSSLFNLGMTNEAAARSSVVNKDYKALVCILLAGGNDSFNMLIPNDAGTYAEYATTRANLAIKKDHILGLKPLVTGQPMLGLHPSMPEVQELFNKGDVAFLANVGTLVQPTSKAQYTNQSVSLPLGLFSHADQIQQWQTSIPQSRAAYGWGGRMADILQSMNTNQNISMNISLSGRNVFQSGNKIAEYSIEPRGLGSVGIRDYGGDDMLDQIRTTAVKSLMEQQYADVFTKAYADVVSGSQATHEIFSKAIQQVNVKTVFSKNEISQSLQMVAKTIAARKSLNVNRQTFFITFGGWDHHDRVLKSQRKMLAVLSKALKEFNTAMQELQTHHEVTTFTISDFGRTLTSNGNGTDHAWGGNVMMMGGKVKGGKVYGKYPSLALNSHLDVNNGVLLPTTSTDEYFAELARWFGVSNTDLADIFPNLRHFYSLGSTPPIGFMAS is encoded by the coding sequence ATGAAAAAGAGTAAAGCTGCTAAAGGTCAGCATAAAAATACCATGAATCGGCGCAAGTTTTTAGGCACAGCAAGTTGTGCTGCTATAGGTACAACTACCTTTTTTTCCTCCCTTTTTAACTTAGGAATGACCAATGAAGCAGCGGCTCGCTCATCGGTTGTAAACAAAGATTACAAAGCACTGGTGTGTATACTGTTAGCCGGAGGCAATGACTCGTTTAATATGTTGATTCCTAACGATGCAGGTACTTATGCCGAGTATGCAACTACCAGGGCTAACCTTGCCATTAAAAAAGACCACATACTTGGGCTAAAGCCCTTGGTCACCGGACAGCCAATGTTAGGACTGCACCCGTCAATGCCCGAAGTTCAGGAGTTATTTAACAAAGGCGATGTGGCTTTTTTGGCAAATGTAGGCACATTGGTACAGCCTACCTCCAAAGCTCAATACACCAATCAGTCAGTATCATTGCCTTTAGGGTTGTTTTCGCACGCCGACCAAATACAGCAATGGCAAACCTCTATCCCTCAAAGTCGTGCCGCCTATGGTTGGGGAGGACGTATGGCGGATATTTTGCAGAGTATGAACACCAACCAAAATATCTCTATGAATATATCTTTATCAGGACGCAACGTGTTTCAGTCTGGCAATAAGATAGCAGAATATTCGATAGAGCCACGAGGGTTAGGCAGTGTAGGCATCAGAGATTATGGCGGCGATGATATGTTGGATCAGATTCGTACTACGGCAGTAAAAAGTTTGATGGAGCAGCAGTATGCCGATGTTTTTACCAAGGCTTACGCCGATGTAGTGAGTGGTTCACAAGCTACTCATGAAATATTTAGCAAAGCCATTCAACAAGTAAATGTCAAGACAGTATTTTCTAAAAACGAAATTTCACAAAGTTTGCAAATGGTTGCTAAAACTATTGCAGCGCGTAAATCGCTCAATGTAAATCGACAAACTTTCTTTATTACATTTGGCGGTTGGGACCACCACGACAGGGTATTGAAAAGCCAACGAAAAATGCTGGCAGTATTGAGCAAAGCGCTCAAAGAATTTAACACGGCTATGCAAGAGTTGCAAACCCACCACGAGGTCACTACTTTTACTATTTCAGATTTTGGGCGTACGCTTACCTCTAACGGCAACGGTACCGACCACGCCTGGGGAGGCAATGTAATGATGATGGGTGGTAAAGTAAAAGGAGGCAAAGTGTATGGAAAGTATCCTTCGTTAGCGTTAAATAGCCACCTGGACGTAAACAACGGAGTATTGCTGCCTACCACGTCTACTGATGAATATTTTGCGGAACTTGCTCGCTGGTTTGGAGTATCTAACACCGATTTGGCAGATATTTTTCCTAACCTTCGCCACTTTTATTCGCTGGGTAGCACGCCCCCCATTGGTTTTATGGCAAGTTAA